The genomic window CTAAAGAAAATTATAGGATGGTCATCTTAATTATATGTTCCAGGCAAATTGGGAAAAGCCCTAAAGAACAAACATGGTAGAAGGAAAATTAGCATCAGATAAGAGAATGTGCCCATTTATGAGTTgccaactaattaaataaaagggaaagcACAATATAGACATTGATCAGTAATTTCAGTGGGAAAAAGCAGCAGTGTCACACAAGGAGCTGCATTTAGACAGGTGCTTTTTAACTTTTCATAAATGATCTTTACTTAATGGTAAGCAGTGATCTGGCCAAGTTTCAGAAGAAATTCAAAGTGCTAAAAAAAACAAGTGGAAAAATTAATAAGCTTTTAATTGGATAAACCAAATGCAAAATTGgactactacaggtagtcctggacttacaacagttcatttagtgaccatttaaagttacaatgacactgaaaaaagtgatttatgaccatttttcacacttaccaccgtTGCAGaatccacatggtcacatggtcaaaattcagacacatggcaactgactcatttatgacggttatagtgatccggggtcatgtgatctccttttgggaTCTTATGACagccaaagtcaatgggaaagccatattcacttaacaaccgtgttactaacttaacaactatgctgattcacttagcaactgtggcaagaaagatcatagaatggggcaaaactcacttaactaatgtcttgcttaacaacataaattttggcctcaattgcagttgaggactacctgtaaatttaACCTTATATAAACTGATGCCTAGAAGAGCAAAACCTACCATGAAAGGTACCCTGTTTGTGGCCTCGACTGCCTATAAAATTGAAGATTGAAAGTAACCTCCAAGTCGCAGACAGCATGCCTCCAAATTCAGTGCAGGGAAACAAATATGCCAGTAAAATATGACTTCATCTCCTACTTCTGGAGTTGGCTACTGTAAAAAATGTAGTGCTATATAAGATGCCTGATCCATCAGGGGCGTTTGTATATAAAAGTCAAATTTACCTACAGAGCTATATCTAGGGCAgtattggtgaaccttttcggcaacaAGTGCTGAAATGAGAgcgagtgccagaaaccagaggaGCAGCCACCCAATACACATATGCACGCTGGGAAAATGGTCTTCCAGTTTTTGTTGCGTGCATGCGCATCGACAAGGTGGTCTTTGTGCATCAtgcttgccagaaaccagaagaccaggtggacGGTGCGCATGCATTCACTGAAAACCAAAGATCATCTTCCAAacacgcacatgtgcaccaggcgGCTGCTCTTGTGGTTTCCGGCACTCCTGTGTGCGTAAAGACAAGCTGGCCGCcacgccagaacccagaagagcaatgggcaacagcTCACATGCCCAGAGATGGCTTttcatgccacttcgggcacacgtgccataggtttgccataggGGCTTCAGAGGCTATAGTATTTATGTTTATTAAGAGACAGGAGTAGCAATTAAGTGAGAAATATTCTCAAACACAGAGAGGAAACTATGACTCCAAGTCAACAATTAACAAGTGAATCAAAATAAATGATCTTGAAGATAGAAGTGAATAAACCAGAAACCCTACAGATATGTTGGATCAGCTTCCATTGTTTTCCCACTGAAAATGGCTATTGGGGCTTACACATATCGGAGCCTGCAAATATCTGGATGGCATAAAGTTGCCACTATTTCTTGTAGAGCAAGGACACTGGGCTAAAAGGAAGCCCTCCTATTCAACTTATAGTCTTGACTTACTACCATAATTGGTTTCATTTTAATATTGCAAGCCGCCCAGTCACCTCGCAGTGAGATCGACCAcgaacaaatttaataaataatataaataattgactgtacaattatggttgtaagccaCTGCAGTTATAAATTGTGGTGACATGTGAtcagacctgattttatgacattttatgTGATGGTCATTAAGGTGACTGGTAAGTAATCAATTTTTCTGTTTGcaatttttgccagaaactggaataaATGCCAGAAaatgaccattttttaaaaaaaattgcaaaccaCAAGTCACATTACAACAGAATATAGCAAACAGTTGTAAAGGTGAGGTGCCTAAaatacaatcacatgaccatgggtgtATGAGTTTGTGTGCAGCCTTTTTCACTCCAAAAATGGACATccaacttcaaatggttgttaagagaCCAGTCATATGAAAAGGTCTACTTGTAGTCATAATCATCATGCAACTTTttcttagtattgtaggactcttgtagtatcatatttctagattctcttgtaacaaagtatattaccacgtctcggggaagttgcctttgttttgccgcccatgaattaacacgaaaaatcctgtcaatctgccaatcagaattggatcccggttttcccaccagacggtcaaaagcttcagaaaacatttgctttaggttctcctgcttttcttcacgcagccccctcactcttaatgcaagctccatctgcttatactgtatcataataatttgtttttcagcattatcaattttttgttccaccacttcagttttggatatcaggttagttttagcttcatcaTGCAACTTTTTCTGAAGTAAAGTGGGAAGTTGTAGGAGATGTAGTTCATGACTTTCGGCCTCTATCTGAGGAGCTATAAACTTCAATAGAAACTTGTATCTTAAGCTCACAAAGATCTTGAAAAATGTATCAAATGCaatataatgcaatataaaaggaaatgtattaaatatattatttattaactgATTATTAACTGACTATAAATGAAATAGAACATACTCTTTGTACATTCTATTTCATTGACTGCCTCCTACTGTCTGAAGTATAGTCAGCAGCATTCCATTCAAAAACCAAGTGTGGCTTCACAGTCTGAAAGAAGCTGCCAATCTCTGCTACATTAAAACAGGGACTAAAGATGAGACAAGTGGATGCTTTTTAATGAGTGGGGTTCAACTGGGTAGCTATCAGGAACTCAAACACCACTCAGGTGGGCTAGTCATGTTTTCAAAGCAGATGATACACTTACACCACATAAAAAATTACACAATATATTCATCAGTAAACTAGTGCAGTAACAATTGGAACATCACCATTGGGTAGGTAACAGAATGGAGCATATCAGAGTACAGAAATCATTTCAAACATACTTCAGGTTGTAATTTTGTTGCTGCTGAAATGAAGACCTCAAAGGCAAAGGAATGATGACATCACAATATGCACAAATCAAGAACTGCATGTGGGTTTATTTTACAATTGAGAAAACAGTGGATTTCATTGCGTGAACCAAAAAGGTACTGTACAATATTAATGATAAAACATCAAAATGTATAATTCATAGTGCattgtttgctttatttttatttatttattttgtcagatAGCTCCTTTGAGTACATGCATCTGGGAAGATGCAGGTGCCAGTAAAATTTCTCTATTTAACTCAAGCTGCAAGGAACTCAATTTTATTCAAAAAAGTGTGTTTTTACATTATATACACAGAAATTGAATATAAAATGACAATATAAAAAGTTAAGAGAGAAAGCATACAGCCAGAAGGTACAAAGGAAGTTGAACAATTTAAAATGGTACAATATGCAACatgtactgttttttttttaacctaagctGATGCTGGCAATTTACAAGGATCAGAATCCAACACTTGCcccatttttgttgttttgtttcattttaatgtacCAATGCAGCACACTATAGAAAGATCAGCCTGTACCAAAGCTTACATTTGTAAATAACTATAAACTGCAGTATcttacagaaaaaagaaataacatttttacattttttaaaataacttgcaTACTTTTTATGCCAATCAAGTGGCAATATTCAGCATTCAGAGGGTTTGGGCATAGTGGCAAACtgtttgtgattttattttttaaaacatgggtCATGTCTTTGAGCATTTGATCACTTTTAATAATTATTCAAGAATGGCATGCATCTTTTCTTTGCAAATCAGAACTGCGCTTTTTGAGGGGGGGAGGCTTTttgacatttgaaaaaaaaactattaaatgtaAGTGAATTGGACCCAGTTATATTAGGAtgaaatgccttttttaaaaaaacacacacaccttctTTTGGGAAAGGCACAGAATACTATTATAGTCCTCAGAGGGTTAAAAACTGACACCACAGGGTTCTGTGACCTTTATTGTCATGGCAACTTTGTAATTTTAGAATGTCTTTTTGTTATTGTTCTTTGTGTCTTTCTTTACGGCTAAATTAATGTCTCTCAATAGTGTCTCCCACTATAGTCTACAAAAGATAGCTTAACATCAAGGACATGTGTTGAAAATAAAGGTCAGACTTTGActcacagaaaaagaaaggggggggaggaaagggaaaaaaaggttttaaaaacatGCACAGATCAGACAAAGAGCATATAAATATAACTACAAAACGTATGTAAGAAAAACCAAGCTCCAGATAGGCAGTTCAGCAACAAAAGTAAGACTGATTTCAGAGGCTCAGATCAGGCCTAGTGCAGTACTATGAAGTTTAGTGCAATGTTCCTGTGGTCACTTGCATACCTGGTTGCTTACCTGGACGCTAATGTTTTTCTAACTCAGTTACATAGATCAGATGGTCCTCAGGGGACTTCCCATGTGTTTTACTAAGGTGCAGTTTGACTGCATGCTTGCTTGCAAAAGTTCGATTACAGAGCTTACACTGGAATGTGGAGCCCGAGTCCTCCTCGGCAATTCCAAGTGAGCCTAAAGTCTTATTTGAGAGAACCTTGGAAACATTCTGCTGTTCTTGTATCTGATTAAGTGGCAATTTGGACAGATCCTTCAAACTGAACCCTAAATGTGTCTCCAAGTGACTTATATACGTGGAAGCAGTCCTGAATTGAGAGGCACAATCATTGCAAAAGAAAACAGGATGACCTGTATCCAAATTCTTTAAAAACTTAGTTCCACCTGTCCTCCTTAACTGATACTTCACATTTGCCAGCCAGTGGCTAATTGTGGTCATGGAAAGACCAGTAAACTTCGAGATATGAACCCGTTCTTGTGGGCCTAGGTCCGACATAATATATTTGCCTTCCGGTGTCTCCCTCAAACTGGAAGCAAACTGGGCTTGAAGGATGAGAAGATGCTGAGGGTTCCAGTTTGACTGCCTACCCTTCCTCTTGTGTACTGGAGACAGTTCATCCAAAGCTTCTTCAAAGCTACTTCCATCTGCGTCCGATTTTTCTGACACAGAAGATGGAGTAGAAGATTTGGGAGTCAAGCGTCCTGTGAGGTTCTTTACCATGTCAGAAATATCCATTAGGGCACTTTCTCTTAGAGGAGATGAGACAGAATCAGTCATACTGGAAATCAGTGGTTTGGTTTTGGATTTTGTTAAATCAATAGGCTGATCGCTGTTCTCGTAATAGTACCGGTCAATAGGCTCAGCTTGCTTGGCTGGAGTTGTAGGGTAAATGGGTTTGTCCAACATGCTGTTACTAATTTTATATAACATGGCCAAAGGATCCAAAGAAGGATTTACAGGATTAGAGACTTTGCCTAAGTGGGTATTCATGATGGACTGCAAAGCACTCAGTGGGTTAATGAATGATTGCTCTGGTGAATGGTCTGTAATGATACCCAAGTTATTACAGCCATTGGTGACTTTTGCTTTAGGTGGTTCAGTGCCATTAAGTGCATGTGGGTCGGCTAGAACATCCTTTTTGACCTTCTGAACCTCAGCTTCAGGACTTTGTTTTTGCTGTAGTGGCTGCTGATGTAGTTGTTGTTGCTTGTTGCTTTCCTCTGATTTTGGAAAGTCTTTGCTTTCCTTAGGAACAGGGGACAATGGCTTGACTGgagaacatttttctttctctgaaggcttttcttcttttttaatatggATTTTGCCCGTGACCTTCTCTACTAGCTCTTCCATGGCAGAGACATTACTTTTATGAGGAGGGGGTGTCAGATTGCCTGGGGAATGGATCAGCGCATTGTGTTCTGAAGACAATGATTTTACATTGCTAGCATACGATGGCTGAATCTGAACACTCTGCACTGTTGGCTGAAGGGATTTAACGGTTCCTGGAAGCTGATAAGCTGCATGAATGCTAGGGTAGCCTCCCCAGGAAGGTGCTCCATTTTGAGCTTTGCTTATAGCTGTGGTCACTGTGTTCTCCAGAGATTTCAATATGTCGATTCCACCTTTTGGACTTTCATCTAGATCCTCTTCTCGGAGGTACTGATAGACAGCTGTTGGCTCAAATTTTTCTGAAGAGTCCTcgttttcttctttaatttttttgtctgtttCAGTAACAATCACCTGTTCTTTTTCTGGctccttcttttcttcagaagttgtagatccAGCAGGAGAATCCGGttgctttttaatatttgtaGCTGGTAATCTTGTATGAGTGGTAGGTGGCAAAGGTATGGACTGTATCTTTTCTTCAACTACCGAGTCCAGTACtagctgttttccttttttagaaGCTGAATTAGTTACTTTCAAAAAATGTCCTGTGACCATCATGTGAGCAGTCAGCTGCTGCAAAGTGTCATGGGAACtgccacactccatgcattttaGTATCTGAGCTTTGCGGGCCTCAAACTGCCAAGTGTAGCTAGCACCATTTTGATAGCCGTAGCGATTATTGGGAGTTACATATGGATTGGCAGTTTTCTGATCCTTTCCTGCTTCACTAAGTGTAGTCTCTGAAGTGATTGCTGTTGGCTCAGGTGAGCAAGGTGAAGCCAAGTCCTGAAGTGCTCGTTTTTTGGTAGAAGGCACCAGTTTGGTGATGGCTGGTACTGGTTCCTTCAGAGGCACTTTCTGGTAATGCTTTGTTTTTATCATATGGACACTTAAGTCTTGTAAAGATTCAAATGAATGACCACAGTACATGCATTTTAGTACTTTCTGGGCATCCTCTTTGCCTTCCATTTCCATAAGTGATCGCTTTCTGGGCTTTGACCACCGTCTGGCTTTTTCAGATTCTTTATCTTGGTTGTCATCCCGGTAATGTCCAGTTTCATTCATGTGCACTGTAAGCTCTACCAGTGTATCATACGCTGCACTACAGTCTTTGCATCGGAATTTACTGGCACCAGTGAACACAGAACCATACAGTTTATTGTTTTGCCGGTAAAGTTGCACTGTGCTGAACAGACTGGGTTCTGGTAGAAGTCCATATGAGGTCTGTTGCAGAGTTTTGGCCAAAGCCGCTTGATGCCAGTCATAACCTGAACTGCCACTGCTACTGTTACTAGTACTACTGATGCTTGTAGTGGTAGTAGTGTTGGTACTGGTGCTGGCAATTGTATTTGGGGTACTGTTACTAGTGGTGCTGTTAGTGGTGCTTTCTTTCGGGCTGTCTTCAttattctttgatttttttaaatctaaagctAAACCAGACCAACAAGATTCTGACAGTAAATTTGCATACACGGCTTTTATCTGTGCTAAGCTGTCCTGTGGGTAGGAAGCATTGTCCAAGCACTTGtgatcttctttctcttctttagaGGAAGAGCTTTTGAAATGAGCCAGTTGATCACTGTTTTCACTGAATGGTGAACCATAACCTGCATCTTGATTTGTTGCtgtgctgactggagaattctggtaaCTCTGAGCCTCTTTGATCTCTGTTTCATCTTGGCACATGTACTCAGTTTCTTGGATGTCCAGAGATAGACCATCATCCTCCCCACTTTCTTCATCAATTTCTGCTGCTTTCAGTTCTTCTTCAGGAACATAAGcttgaaagaaagagaagagagagagagagaaaagaacaaTTAAAGAATGTACCCATTTATCAACAATGTACCTATTACAATAAAAATGAGGGTTATATTGAACAGAACATATGCATAGCTTTTAGTTCAGTATGATAATATTCCTTCTCAAATTAAGGCATTCCCTCTACAACTAGACATTGGCATGATACCTCAGTAGGATTAATGTTTTACCAGCAGAATAACCAAGTCTGACTGAAGCTAAAATACATTCTTCAGTTATTTATTATGATATAATTACATTACAATTTTGCTGGCATATCCAACAAGGTAATCCAACAAGGAGTAAATTATCTGAGGATTATGGCTttagtttatttacttatttaccaCATTGCTAAATGGATGGGTTAGTGTAATCTTTTTTCACAATAGAAAATTATTCAGTTTAGTTTCATTATATTATGTTTAACAATCCAGTCTATGCAACACAGGATTGCTATAAAGTTCTATGAAAATagagtaaaatttaaaaaaaaatcatattagaatTTAAATTAATTACTAATTATTAAGTATTGTTATCATTAAGAGTTATAGATGCctatattattaataatacaatgcaatttttccttcctattttcccccaacTTTTCTTCTGAATGGTATTATTTTTACTTTGGCTGTAGCTAAAATAAATTCTaattttgtatttaaaatttATCCCAATTTATTTGGATGAGACAAATGatccataaaatacaatacaaaggaTCAACCTGGTAAAAGATATACAACGAAGTGTTTGAATAGAAGTAACAATAGGTACTAGGCAACTAAGTTTGCTTAACATATTATTGGAGGGTAGAAATAcagttaaatattatttttactgaCATTTCCATTATTATAATATGTATCCAGGACTTATTTAGATGTATCCAGGACTTATTCCAAAGTTACATACGAAGAGCATAAAAACTGTGTCCATTAATTGTCTCATCGTCCATATAGCAACATTACAGAATGATTCCATTGGACAAATACTGTGTTCCATTAGAACAGTAACATAAGAATACTAATTAGTATTAATACTCCAACGAAAGATGTTATACTTGTTTATTAATAGCTATTATAGCAGCAATTGGCACAAACAATGGATAAGGTGTAAATCCCCAATTTTTCCAAATTTGATGGAATTCTAAAAGTTGGTAAAGTATTATTGTGAGAAAATTGATTCTCT from Thamnophis elegans isolate rThaEle1 chromosome 8, rThaEle1.pri, whole genome shotgun sequence includes these protein-coding regions:
- the TSHZ1 gene encoding teashirt homolog 1 isoform X1, whose translation is MPRRKQQAPRRSAAYVPEEELKAAEIDEESGEDDGLSLDIQETEYMCQDETEIKEAQSYQNSPVSTATNQDAGYGSPFSENSDQLAHFKSSSSKEEKEDHKCLDNASYPQDSLAQIKAVYANLLSESCWSGLALDLKKSKNNEDSPKESTTNSTTSNSTPNTIASTSTNTTTTTSISSTSNSSSGSSGYDWHQAALAKTLQQTSYGLLPEPSLFSTVQLYRQNNKLYGSVFTGASKFRCKDCSAAYDTLVELTVHMNETGHYRDDNQDKESEKARRWSKPRKRSLMEMEGKEDAQKVLKCMYCGHSFESLQDLSVHMIKTKHYQKVPLKEPVPAITKLVPSTKKRALQDLASPCSPEPTAITSETTLSEAGKDQKTANPYVTPNNRYGYQNGASYTWQFEARKAQILKCMECGSSHDTLQQLTAHMMVTGHFLKVTNSASKKGKQLVLDSVVEEKIQSIPLPPTTHTRLPATNIKKQPDSPAGSTTSEEKKEPEKEQVIVTETDKKIKEENEDSSEKFEPTAVYQYLREEDLDESPKGGIDILKSLENTVTTAISKAQNGAPSWGGYPSIHAAYQLPGTVKSLQPTVQSVQIQPSYASNVKSLSSEHNALIHSPGNLTPPPHKSNVSAMEELVEKVTGKIHIKKEEKPSEKEKCSPVKPLSPVPKESKDFPKSEESNKQQQLHQQPLQQKQSPEAEVQKVKKDVLADPHALNGTEPPKAKVTNGCNNLGIITDHSPEQSFINPLSALQSIMNTHLGKVSNPVNPSLDPLAMLYKISNSMLDKPIYPTTPAKQAEPIDRYYYENSDQPIDLTKSKTKPLISSMTDSVSSPLRESALMDISDMVKNLTGRLTPKSSTPSSVSEKSDADGSSFEEALDELSPVHKRKGRQSNWNPQHLLILQAQFASSLRETPEGKYIMSDLGPQERVHISKFTGLSMTTISHWLANVKYQLRRTGGTKFLKNLDTGHPVFFCNDCASQFRTASTYISHLETHLGFSLKDLSKLPLNQIQEQQNVSKVLSNKTLGSLGIAEEDSGSTFQCKLCNRTFASKHAVKLHLSKTHGKSPEDHLIYVTELEKH
- the TSHZ1 gene encoding teashirt homolog 1 isoform X2, which codes for MFLSSQHYSYVPEEELKAAEIDEESGEDDGLSLDIQETEYMCQDETEIKEAQSYQNSPVSTATNQDAGYGSPFSENSDQLAHFKSSSSKEEKEDHKCLDNASYPQDSLAQIKAVYANLLSESCWSGLALDLKKSKNNEDSPKESTTNSTTSNSTPNTIASTSTNTTTTTSISSTSNSSSGSSGYDWHQAALAKTLQQTSYGLLPEPSLFSTVQLYRQNNKLYGSVFTGASKFRCKDCSAAYDTLVELTVHMNETGHYRDDNQDKESEKARRWSKPRKRSLMEMEGKEDAQKVLKCMYCGHSFESLQDLSVHMIKTKHYQKVPLKEPVPAITKLVPSTKKRALQDLASPCSPEPTAITSETTLSEAGKDQKTANPYVTPNNRYGYQNGASYTWQFEARKAQILKCMECGSSHDTLQQLTAHMMVTGHFLKVTNSASKKGKQLVLDSVVEEKIQSIPLPPTTHTRLPATNIKKQPDSPAGSTTSEEKKEPEKEQVIVTETDKKIKEENEDSSEKFEPTAVYQYLREEDLDESPKGGIDILKSLENTVTTAISKAQNGAPSWGGYPSIHAAYQLPGTVKSLQPTVQSVQIQPSYASNVKSLSSEHNALIHSPGNLTPPPHKSNVSAMEELVEKVTGKIHIKKEEKPSEKEKCSPVKPLSPVPKESKDFPKSEESNKQQQLHQQPLQQKQSPEAEVQKVKKDVLADPHALNGTEPPKAKVTNGCNNLGIITDHSPEQSFINPLSALQSIMNTHLGKVSNPVNPSLDPLAMLYKISNSMLDKPIYPTTPAKQAEPIDRYYYENSDQPIDLTKSKTKPLISSMTDSVSSPLRESALMDISDMVKNLTGRLTPKSSTPSSVSEKSDADGSSFEEALDELSPVHKRKGRQSNWNPQHLLILQAQFASSLRETPEGKYIMSDLGPQERVHISKFTGLSMTTISHWLANVKYQLRRTGGTKFLKNLDTGHPVFFCNDCASQFRTASTYISHLETHLGFSLKDLSKLPLNQIQEQQNVSKVLSNKTLGSLGIAEEDSGSTFQCKLCNRTFASKHAVKLHLSKTHGKSPEDHLIYVTELEKH